One stretch of Tribolium castaneum strain GA2 chromosome 5, icTriCast1.1, whole genome shotgun sequence DNA includes these proteins:
- the Spn85F gene encoding leukocyte elastase inhibitor: MIPQVRYFYLLLFIIKCHGYQTSWNSDRRLQRIPQDVMVDVVNNLALKLLAIHNEGNDNNIAISPYGAVSVLVALKEGLRGNAAYEIQQAANIPSDLSVIRIGLRDIHRHLRSYFIPEEGFLSGLTLSHDNVTLNREYEDILKFYGFDINSFNNAVFGDLFTTTVATTTTEEVTTSTTNMPTTTTENMVPKEEITTQNDRLTRSEVTTTPTPSTTEMVMTTTVVPTTENVVTTTKSPPTTTTVLTTQVFTSNVVTTTQQVTTTPETTTTTEIKLNDETPEVTTTVKPTSIETTTTNEFKLNDETPKITTTVKPTSTEAITTTEFKLNDETEEVINDNVTTEAELTDTSATENDSSTNEIQDETTEYLAENETNDTLHRNTRSVVDYIIARYYDDHTITQRPPPYNSENDLYFLINGMYKESNINYMTYDTVLPFHYIPHLNTLALRFPLDSARYYLLLLLPENPQNINKLICDLRLNGNLKYIINNLRYTHVKAIIPSFMLKGYVVLTPTLQKMGIRQVFEPRQADFSQMTPDRNIYVTNIEQAITVNIRNYVDPITMNNNRYLQRNNPVLFRADHPFLYFVMDSEIDVTLMMGKIVNPLNSRIR; this comes from the exons ATGATCCCGCAAGTGCGttatttctatttattattgtttataattaagTGTCATGGATATCAAACTTCGTGGAATTCGGATCGGAGACTTCAGAGAATTCCACAAGATGTGATGGTCGATGTGGTCAACAACTTGGCGTTGAAATTACTAGCG ATCCACAATGAAGGCAACGATAACAACATTGCAATTTCACCATATGGTGCTGTAAGTGTTTTAGTAGCCCTCAAAGAAGGGCTTCGGGGGAATGCGGCTTACGAGATACAACAAGCAGCGAATATTCCCTCTGACCTTTCTGTTATTCGGATCGGATTACGAGATATTCACAGACATCTCAGA AGTTACTTTATTCCGGAGGAAGGCTTCCTCTCTGGACTCACTCTAAGTCACGACAACGTAACTCTAAATCGCGAATATgaagatattttaaaattttacggcTTTGATATTAACAGTTTTAACAATGCGGTTTTTGGTGATTTATTCACCACTACTGTCGCTACAACGACAACTGAGGAAGTTACCACAAGTACAACAAACATGCCAACAACCACAACTGAAAACATGGTTCCTAAAGAGGAAATAACGACTCAGAATGATAGATTGACCAGATCAGAAGTAACTACAACGCCAACACCAAGTACAACAGAGATGGTAATGACCACAACTGTTGTACCAACAACTGAGAATGTTGTAACTACGACAAAATCACCCCCGACTACCACAACAGTTCTAACGACTCAAGTTTTTACATCAAATGTTGTCACAACAACGCAACAAGTAACAACAACCCCTGAAACAACTACGACtacagaaattaaattaaatgatgAAACACCGGAAGTTACAACGACGGTAAAACCAACGTCTATTGAAACAACTACAACtaacgaatttaaattaaacgatGAAACACCCAAAATTACAACAACGGTAAAACCAACATCTACTGAAGCTATCACAACTACTGAATTTAAACTAAACGATGAAACAGAAGAAGTGATTAATGATAATGTTACCACAGAAGCTGAACTAACTGATACAAGTGCTACTGAAAATGATAGTTCAACCAATGAAATTCAGGACGAAACGACCGAATATTTAGCTGAAAACGAAACTAACGACACTTTGCACCGAAACACAAGGTCTGTTGTGGATTACATCATAGCGAGATATTATGACGACCATACTATTACACAAAGACCTCCGCCGTACAATTCAGAAAATGATTTGTACTTTTTAATTAACGGGATGTACAAAGAAAGCAATATTAATTACATGACCTACGATACGGTTTTACCGTTTCATTATATCCCACATTTGAATACTTTAGCACTTCGATTTCCTTTAGACAGTGCGAGATATTATCTGCTGTTGCTTCTTCCGGAAAATCCACAAAACATTAACAAGCTGATCTGTGATTTAAGACTGAATGGTAacttaaaatatataataaataacttaagATATACTCATGTGAAAGCGATTATTCCGAGCTTCATGTTGAAAGGATACGTTGTTTTGACACCGACGTTACAAAAG atggGTATTCGGCAGGTGTTCGAGCCAAGACAGGCCGATTTTTCCCAGATGACCCCCGACCGGAACATTTATGTAACAAACATCGAACAAGCCATAACTGTGAACATTCGAAATTACGTCGATCCAATTACGATGAATAATAATC GTTATCTGCAACGAAATAATCCGGTGCTCTTTCGAGCCGATCATCCGTTTCTTTACTTTGTCATGGATTCAGAAATCGACGTTACACTGATGATGGGCAAAATTGTAAATCCACTTAACTCTAGGATTAGGTAA
- the LOC655727 gene encoding beta-catenin-like protein 1 produces the protein MDIGELLDYKPPQGVKRPVENENDEIEKQRKMRRIARDKANRMSRAASPTPSIQTLDQISEEERQEILKFVETEQTEGEVIDEAAIKRIVLNFEKRSLKNREMRIKFPDSPEKFMESELELHEILQEMRVLSTAPDYYPLLVKLQVIPSLLELLAHDNTDVAVATVELLQELTDVDILHESEEGAEALIDALLDHQVIALLVQNLDRLDEKVKEEADGVHNSLSIIENLTELRNDICNEATKQGLLQWLLKRLKVKAPFDANKLYASELLSILLQDNEKNRTALGEMDGIDTLLQQLAFYKRHDPSSAEEHELMENLFNCLCSALMIVSNRDRFLKGEGLQLMNLMLREKKTSRNGSLKVLDYAMSGPHGKDNCNKFVDILGLRTIFPLFMKTPKKNRKKVLSTEEHEEHVTSIIASMLRNCRGSQRQRLISKFTENDHEKVDRLLELHFKYLEKVEAIDEAIEEENGVEDDDASYMKRLEGGLFTLQLVDYIIVEVCAAGPASIKQRVMQILNLRGASLKTIRHIMREYAGNLGDEGDKEWRDQEQQHILHLVDKF, from the exons atgGATATTGGTGAATTACTGGACTACAAA CCCCCTCAAGGCGTAAAACGCCCAGTCGAGAATGAAAACGATGAAATCGAAAAACAGAGAAAAATGCGGCGAATTGCACGGGATAAAGCCAATAGAATGTCCCGTGCCGCATCCCCAACCCCGTCAATACAAACTTTGGACCAGATATCCGAAGAAGAAAGacaagaaatattaaaatttgtggaAACTGAACAAACAGAA GGCGAAGTCATTGACGAAGCGGCAATCAAGCGAATTGTtctaaatttcgaaaaacgGAGTCTCAAAAACAGAGAAATGAGGATCAAGTTTCCAGACTCGCCTGAAAAGTTTATGGAGAGCGAGCTCGAACTACATGaaattttacaagaaatgAGGGTGTTATCGACCGCACCTGACTATTACCCCCTTCTTGTGAAGCTGCAAGTCATACCCAGCTTGCTGGAACTGTTGGCACATGATAACACTGATGTGGCa GTGGCGACCGTGGAGCTGTTGCAAGAACTGACCGATGTGGACATCCTCCACGAGTCTGAAGAAGGTGCCGAAGCCCTAATTGACGCCTTGCTCGACCACCAAGTGATAGCCCTCCTCGTCCAAAACCTGGACCGTTTGGACGAAAAAGTGAAGGAGGAAGCAGACGGTGTCCACAACTCCCTATCAATAATAGAAAACTTGACCGAACTCCGCAATGACATTTGCAACGAGGCCACCAAACAGGGCTTGCTCCAGTGGCTCTTGAAACGGTTGAAAGTCAAAGCCCCTTTCGACGCCAACAAACTCTACGCCAGCGAACTCCTCTCAATCCTGCTCCAAGACAACGAAAAAAACCGAACTGCTTTGGGCGAAATGGACGGAATCGACACTTTGTTGCAACAGTTGGCCTTCTACAAGCGCCACGACCCCTCCAGTGCCGAAGAACACGAGCTAATGGAGAACCTGTTCAACTGTTTGTGCAGCGCACTGATGATCGTCTCAAACCGAGACCGGTTTCTCAAAGGCGAGGGCTTGCAACTGATGAATTTGATGCTCAGAGAGAAGAAAACCTCGCGGAACGGCTCACTTAAAGTGCTGGATTACGCAATGTCGGGCCCCCATGGCAAAGACAATTGCAACAAGTTCGTGGATATTTTAGGCCTGCGGACCATTTTCCCCCTATTTATGAAAACGCCGAAGAAGAACAGGAAGAAAGTCTTGTCGACGGAAGAGCACGAAGAGCACGTCACTTCGATTATCGCGTCCATGCTGCGGAATTGTCGCGGGTCGCAGAGACAAAGGCTCATTAGTAAATTTACGGAAAATGATCACGAGAAAGTCGACAGGTTGCTTGAGCTACACTTCAAATATTTGGAGAAGGTTGAAGCCATTGATGAGGCCATTGAGGAGGAAAATGGAGTTGAGGATGATGATGCGAGTTATATGAAGCGGCTGGAAGGAGGATTGTTCACGTTGCAGTTGGTGGATTATATTATTGTGGAAGTTTGTGCTGCGGGACCCGCCAGTATTAAGCAGCGAGTTATGCAAATCCTCAATCTTAGGGGGGCTTCGTTGAAGACGATAAGGCACATTATGCGGGAATATGCCGGGAATTTGGGGGACGAAGGGGATAAGGAGTGGAGGGATCAGGAGCAGCAACACATTTTGCACTTAGTTGATAAGTTTTGA
- the Mic26-27 gene encoding MICOS complex subunit MIC27 isoform X4: MYSSRFLKKVLIPAAALVAEEKYQKDTQKPNLCRPSDLPIYVPDPPPVPKEAEPTVPGYLENGFATVREQVTNVYKEVKAYQRVGMDYFEQSKDNADWLLKYLRQEDNTTPKAGAIAIGGLTGFIFGLRGRFFKRTLYTATGALGMAAVCYPKEASEYSQLAIAEARKYAVIAYNFAYGGGEMEKQSPQSAGKGK; the protein is encoded by the exons ATGTATTCCTCTAGA TTTCTGAAGAAAGTGTTAATACCGGCGGCAGCTTTAGTAGCTgaagaaaaataccaaaaagacacccaaaaaccaaatttaTGCCGACCAAGCGATTTACCAATCTACGTCCCGGACCCTCCCCCAGTCCCCAAAGAGGCCGAACCCACAGTTCCCGGTTACCTCGAAAACGGTTTTGCCACAGTCAGAGAACAGGTCACAAATGTTTACAAAGAAGTTAAAGCGTACCAAAGGGTCGGCATGGACTATTTCGAACAAAGCAAGGACAACGCAGATT GGCTGCTCAAATATTTGAGACAGGAGGACAACACGACCCCCAAAGCTGGGGCCATAGCCATCGGCGGCCTGACCGGTTTTATTTTCGGACTGAGGGGGCGCTTCTTTAAGCGCACTTTGTACACCGCCACTGGGGCCCTGGGCATGGCGGCGGTGTGCTACCCCAAGGAGGCCTCAGAGTACTCGCAACTCGCGATTGCTGAAGCGAGGAAATATGCTGTGATTGCGTACAACTTCGCTTATGGTG GCGGCGAAATGGAAAAACAG AGCCCCCAGAGTGCAGGGAAAGGAAAATAA
- the Mic26-27 gene encoding MICOS complex subunit MIC27 isoform X2: MYSSRFLKKVLIPAAALVAEEKYQKDTQKPNLCRPSDLPIYVPDPPPVPKEAEPTVPGYLENGFATVREQVTNVYKEVKAYQRVGMDYFEQSKDNADWLLKYLRQEDNTTPKAGAIAIGGLTGFIFGLRGRFFKRTLYTATGALGMAAVCYPKEASEYSQLAIAEARKYAVIAYNFAYGGGEMEKQVIETATSVSVREMTEADAQSIVSETHETTSQSCHCPVGACLGHHDENDTPC, encoded by the exons ATGTATTCCTCTAGA TTTCTGAAGAAAGTGTTAATACCGGCGGCAGCTTTAGTAGCTgaagaaaaataccaaaaagacacccaaaaaccaaatttaTGCCGACCAAGCGATTTACCAATCTACGTCCCGGACCCTCCCCCAGTCCCCAAAGAGGCCGAACCCACAGTTCCCGGTTACCTCGAAAACGGTTTTGCCACAGTCAGAGAACAGGTCACAAATGTTTACAAAGAAGTTAAAGCGTACCAAAGGGTCGGCATGGACTATTTCGAACAAAGCAAGGACAACGCAGATT GGCTGCTCAAATATTTGAGACAGGAGGACAACACGACCCCCAAAGCTGGGGCCATAGCCATCGGCGGCCTGACCGGTTTTATTTTCGGACTGAGGGGGCGCTTCTTTAAGCGCACTTTGTACACCGCCACTGGGGCCCTGGGCATGGCGGCGGTGTGCTACCCCAAGGAGGCCTCAGAGTACTCGCAACTCGCGATTGCTGAAGCGAGGAAATATGCTGTGATTGCGTACAACTTCGCTTATGGTG GCGGCGAAATGGAAAAACAGGTAATTGAAACTGCTACCAGTGTAAGTGTGCGAGAAATGACTGAAGCTGATGCACAATCGATTGTTTCTGAAACGCATGAAACGACTTCACAGTCTTGTCATTGCCCCGTGGGGGCTTGTCTTGGACATCACGATGAAAATGACACTCCCTGCtaa
- the NdufA3 gene encoding uncharacterized protein NdufA3: MSASGRASIGLLKRGWHEIPDVMGSGVMALIGLGLGAISFHLYYNVKDGDNRRYKIEYTVIRHDDPRAEKVRKD, translated from the coding sequence ATGTCGGCGTCAGGTCGAGCTTCCATTGGTTTACTAAAACGTGGTTGGCATGAGATTCCTGATGTGATGGGCAGTGGTGTAATGGCTCTCATTGGACTTGGGCTGGGGGCTATCTCTTTTCATTTATACTACAATGTTAAAGACGGGGACAACAGACGGTACAAAATCGAATACACAGTGATTCGTCATGATGATCCCCGCGCAGAAAAAGTTAGGAAGGATTAA
- the LOC103314904 gene encoding uncharacterized protein LOC103314904: MAPRRVKINKFDSKKLSANDVICPICRSILIRPITLPCSHGFCSSCFDTTTENSNVVCPLCRVRVGSWLRSATKSKKIVNETFWQAIQDSFPLQVKNKLKGLSGKVLEGKSEKRSVGNNKIGEKVSKAVKAQAIINKFCTSKKPDVKEVGKLVSVPSTSTTAGRKNNQTVPVKAEKNERATFFLNNFATKEYTCRILCQNVSSKDKNESQNLSLKKNKRIQKITESELSNDRSNSIESECLYFKPIDYRHNPPSEGLAPIKVPTRKPNINANAKILAPCGQNQININSLESAFARLFSPILPEVEVCKKENIQSQMSSQLDASLPAKRKHEKTENKTKKKVKAVQKPTENQSFESKESVTIDLTKTCDDFDFSLSNCMKKINLKSAKNVMPEESLKRLQEQADFELATKLQQTYNQAFQYSTRSAVLKRTNQVKMGGMTPYKVK, encoded by the exons ATGGCTCCTAGAcgtgttaaaataaataagtttgattctaaaaaattaagtgcaAATGATGTGATTTGCCCCATTTGTCGCAGCATTTTAATCAGGCCGATAACCCTGCCCTGCAGCCACGGCTTTTGCTCGTCGTGTTTCGACACAACAACAGAGAATTCAAACGTTGTTTGTCCCCTGTGTAGGGTGAGGGTTGGTTCATGGCTTAGATCGGCCACaaagtcgaaaaaaattgtaaacgaGACGTTCTGGCAAGCAATTCAAGACTCGTTCCCGTTGCAGgtcaaaaataagttaaaaggACTGAGTGGAAAGGTTTTAGAAG GTAAAAGTGAGAAAAGGTCCGTCGGTAACAATAAAATCGGTGAGAAAGTGTCGAAAGCTGTTAAAGCCCAAgcgattattaataaattttgtacaagTAAAAAACCAGATGTGAAGGAAGTTGGTAAATTGGTTTCTGTTCCCTCGACTTCAACTACCGCTGGTCGCAAGAATAATCAGACGGTCCCTGTGAAAGCTGAAAAGAATGAAAGAGCGACctttttcttgaataatttcGCCACAAAAGAATACACTTGTAGGATTTTGTGTCAGAACGTGAGCTCAAAGGACAAGAACGAATCTCAAAACTTAAGCTTGAAGAAGAACAAgagaatacaaaaaataaccgAATCAGAACTTTCAAATGACCGAAGTAACAGTATTGAATCCGAATGTTTATACTTTAAACCTATTGACTATCGGCATAATCCACCCTCTGAAGGACTAGCCCCCATTAAAGTTCCTACTAGAAAACCAAATATTAATGCTAACGCGAAAATACT TGCACCTTGTGGCCAAAACCAGATCAACATAAATTCCTTAGAATCAGCGTTTGCCCGCCTGTTCTCCCCAATTCTACCAGAGGTAGAAGtttgtaaaaaagaaaatatccAATCACAAATGTCTTCTCAACTCGATGCTTCTCTTCCCGCAAAGAGAAAGCATGAAAAAACCGAAAacaaaactaagaaaaaagtaaaagctGTCCAAAAACCAACGGAAAATCAATCATTCGAATCAAAAGAGAGTGTCACTATTGACTTGACGAAAACGTGCGACGATTTTGACTTTTCATTAAGTAACTGTATGAAGAAAATCAATCTCAAATCGGCGAAAAACGTAATGCCTGAGGAAAGCCTCAAAAGGTTGCAGGAACAGGCAGATTTCGAACTGGCGACTAAACTGCAACAAACCTACAACCAGGCGTTCCAATATTCCACGAGGAGCGCCGTTCTGAAACGGACGAATCAAGTGAAGATGGGAGGAATGACACCATACAAAGTGAAAtaa
- the Mic26-27 gene encoding MICOS complex subunit MIC27 isoform X3 produces MYSSRFLKKVLIPAAALVAEEKYQKDTQKPNLCRPSDLPIYVPDPPPVPKEAEPTVPGYLENGFATVREQVTNVYKEVKAYQRVGMDYFEQSKDNADWLLKYLRQEDNTTPKAGAIAIGGLTGFIFGLRGRFFKRTLYTATGALGMAAVCYPKEASEYSQLAIAEARKYAVIAYNFAYGVKKDDPPLELPTLPKLPSSLTEAWDTVTKSASSLVSGGEMEKQSPQSAGKGK; encoded by the exons ATGTATTCCTCTAGA TTTCTGAAGAAAGTGTTAATACCGGCGGCAGCTTTAGTAGCTgaagaaaaataccaaaaagacacccaaaaaccaaatttaTGCCGACCAAGCGATTTACCAATCTACGTCCCGGACCCTCCCCCAGTCCCCAAAGAGGCCGAACCCACAGTTCCCGGTTACCTCGAAAACGGTTTTGCCACAGTCAGAGAACAGGTCACAAATGTTTACAAAGAAGTTAAAGCGTACCAAAGGGTCGGCATGGACTATTTCGAACAAAGCAAGGACAACGCAGATT GGCTGCTCAAATATTTGAGACAGGAGGACAACACGACCCCCAAAGCTGGGGCCATAGCCATCGGCGGCCTGACCGGTTTTATTTTCGGACTGAGGGGGCGCTTCTTTAAGCGCACTTTGTACACCGCCACTGGGGCCCTGGGCATGGCGGCGGTGTGCTACCCCAAGGAGGCCTCAGAGTACTCGCAACTCGCGATTGCTGAAGCGAGGAAATATGCTGTGATTGCGTACAACTTCGCTTATGGTG TTAAAAAGGATGATCCACCACTGGAACTTCCGACTCTACCAAAGCTTCCTTCCAGTTTGACTGAAGCTTGGGATACAGTCACCAAATCAGCTTCGTCTCTTGTTTCAGGCGGCGAAATGGAAAAACAG AGCCCCCAGAGTGCAGGGAAAGGAAAATAA
- the MKP-4 gene encoding dual specificity protein phosphatase MPK-4 produces the protein MDALHRIDCSLSPISIDQIEPNLFLGSLSAAKDVDTLARYKITHILTIDTCPLPRKILELKHITTKYIQLSDQPKEDLLSHFDDAGAFILEGVTKGAVLVHCYFGVSRSASVVIAYVMKKYELSYKEAFEKVKAKRGLVYPNHGFVSQLHLYKEMGYKIDPNNMKYKLFRLNVAANHVKKVKILPQNFMDLIKFDPGLTQTQPEPNVYRCKKCRRVLASESNLMTHKVGGEVCTKTYFLEPLAWMNVTQTTQDKLYCPKCNSKVGSFSWIMGCLCPCGVQVAPAFYLTPSKVDFTNVVKNVEMTF, from the coding sequence ATGGACGCATTACACAGGATTGACTGCAGCTTGTCGCCTATCAGTATCGATCAAATCGaaccaaatttatttcttgGTTCATTGTCTGCAGCCAAAGATGTGGACACTCTGGCAAGGTACAAAATAACCCACATTCTGACAATAGACACCTGTCCTTTGCCTCGAAAAATCCTGGAACTGAAACACATCACCACGAAATACATCCAGCTGTCTGATCAACCCAAGGAAGATTTATTGAGTCACTTTGACGATGCTGGGGCTTTTATTCTCGAAGGTGTGACCAAAGGGGCTGTATTGGTGCACTGCTACTTCGGCGTCTCCCGAAGCGCCAGTGTTGTTATAGCCTATGTCATGAAAAAATACGAATTGAGTTACAAGGAGGCTTTTGAGAAGGTCAAAGCGAAGAGGGGTTTAGTGTACCCCAACCACGGTTTTGTGTCTCAACTCCACTTGTACAAGGAAATGGGCTACAAAATCGACCCAAACAACATGAAGTACAAGCTGTTTAGATTAAACGTCGCCGCTAATCACGTGAAGAAAGTGAAAATCCTTCCACAAAACTTCATggatttgatcaaatttgatCCCGGGTTGACTCAAACGCAGCCTGAGCCCAACGTCTACAGATGCAAGAAGTGTCGAAGAGTTTTGGCGTCCGAGTCCAATCTGATGACGCACAAGGTTGGGGGCGAGGTTTGTACCAAAACTTATTTTCTTGAACCGCTGGCTTGGATGAATGTCACTCAGACAACCCAGGATAAGTTGTATTGTCCAAAGTGTAACAGTAAAGTTGGCTCGTTTAGCTGGATCATGGGTTGTCTGTGCCCTTGTGGGGTCCAAGTGGCCCCGGCCTTTTATTTGACACCATCCAAGGTTGATTTCACCAATGTTGTGAAGAACGTTGAAATGACTTTTTAA
- the Mic26-27 gene encoding MICOS complex subunit MIC27 isoform X1, producing MYSSRFLKKVLIPAAALVAEEKYQKDTQKPNLCRPSDLPIYVPDPPPVPKEAEPTVPGYLENGFATVREQVTNVYKEVKAYQRVGMDYFEQSKDNADWLLKYLRQEDNTTPKAGAIAIGGLTGFIFGLRGRFFKRTLYTATGALGMAAVCYPKEASEYSQLAIAEARKYAVIAYNFAYGVKKDDPPLELPTLPKLPSSLTEAWDTVTKSASSLVSGGEMEKQVIETATSVSVREMTEADAQSIVSETHETTSQSCHCPVGACLGHHDENDTPC from the exons ATGTATTCCTCTAGA TTTCTGAAGAAAGTGTTAATACCGGCGGCAGCTTTAGTAGCTgaagaaaaataccaaaaagacacccaaaaaccaaatttaTGCCGACCAAGCGATTTACCAATCTACGTCCCGGACCCTCCCCCAGTCCCCAAAGAGGCCGAACCCACAGTTCCCGGTTACCTCGAAAACGGTTTTGCCACAGTCAGAGAACAGGTCACAAATGTTTACAAAGAAGTTAAAGCGTACCAAAGGGTCGGCATGGACTATTTCGAACAAAGCAAGGACAACGCAGATT GGCTGCTCAAATATTTGAGACAGGAGGACAACACGACCCCCAAAGCTGGGGCCATAGCCATCGGCGGCCTGACCGGTTTTATTTTCGGACTGAGGGGGCGCTTCTTTAAGCGCACTTTGTACACCGCCACTGGGGCCCTGGGCATGGCGGCGGTGTGCTACCCCAAGGAGGCCTCAGAGTACTCGCAACTCGCGATTGCTGAAGCGAGGAAATATGCTGTGATTGCGTACAACTTCGCTTATGGTG TTAAAAAGGATGATCCACCACTGGAACTTCCGACTCTACCAAAGCTTCCTTCCAGTTTGACTGAAGCTTGGGATACAGTCACCAAATCAGCTTCGTCTCTTGTTTCAGGCGGCGAAATGGAAAAACAGGTAATTGAAACTGCTACCAGTGTAAGTGTGCGAGAAATGACTGAAGCTGATGCACAATCGATTGTTTCTGAAACGCATGAAACGACTTCACAGTCTTGTCATTGCCCCGTGGGGGCTTGTCTTGGACATCACGATGAAAATGACACTCCCTGCtaa